In Amycolatopsis coloradensis, one genomic interval encodes:
- a CDS encoding SDR family oxidoreductase: MALELRLDGAVVLVTGGVRGVGAGVTRTFLRAGAEVVTCARTEPERPVRAGDRASTFISCDVRDPKEVDALVEEVVRRHGRLDVVVNNAGGAPYAEAANASPRFHEKIVALNLLAPLNVARAANAIMQQQESGGVIVNISSVSATRPSPGTASYGAAKAGLDNLTASLAVEWAPKVRVNGLDVGMVRTEHSYLHYGDEAGIAAVGATVPLGRLADPDEIGSCAVFLASSLASYVSGACLTVHGGGEVPAFLAASNSLVKERKEPV, encoded by the coding sequence ATGGCACTCGAACTCCGGCTCGACGGCGCCGTGGTGCTGGTGACCGGCGGGGTACGCGGCGTCGGCGCCGGTGTCACCAGGACTTTTCTGCGCGCCGGAGCCGAAGTGGTCACCTGTGCGCGCACCGAACCCGAGCGGCCCGTCCGCGCCGGGGACAGGGCGTCGACGTTCATCTCCTGCGACGTCCGCGACCCGAAAGAGGTCGACGCGCTCGTCGAAGAGGTCGTCCGGCGGCACGGCAGGCTCGACGTCGTGGTCAACAACGCGGGCGGCGCGCCGTACGCCGAGGCGGCGAACGCGTCGCCGCGGTTCCACGAAAAGATCGTCGCGCTGAACCTGCTGGCACCGTTGAATGTCGCCCGTGCGGCGAACGCGATCATGCAGCAGCAGGAAAGCGGCGGCGTCATCGTGAACATCAGCAGCGTCAGCGCGACGAGACCGTCGCCGGGCACGGCGTCCTACGGCGCGGCGAAAGCGGGACTCGACAACCTGACCGCGTCGCTCGCCGTCGAGTGGGCGCCGAAGGTGCGGGTCAACGGACTCGACGTCGGCATGGTGCGGACGGAGCACTCGTATCTGCACTACGGCGACGAGGCGGGTATCGCCGCGGTGGGCGCGACTGTCCCGTTAGGACGGTTGGCAGACCCGGACGAGATCGGTTCCTGCGCGGTGTTCCTTGCTTCTTCGCTGGCTTCCTACGTCAGCGGCGCCTGCCTGACCGTGCACGGCGGGGGAGAGGTTCCTGCCTTCCTCGCCGCTTCCAATTCCCTGGTGAAAGAACGAAAGGAGCCGGTGTGA
- a CDS encoding steroid 3-ketoacyl-CoA thiolase, with product MGSPVIVEAVRTPIGKRRGHLAGLHAAEILGAAQRALLERAGLDPALVEQAIGGAVTQAGEQAGNVTRTAWLHAGLPETTGATTIDAQCGSAQQATHLIAGLIAAGAIDAGVSCGVEAMSRVPLGANRGEGIGTPRPESWSIDMPNQYGAAERIAERRGITRHDVDRFGTESQAKAAAAWAAGHFDREVVAVKAPVLGEDGAPTGETRLVARDQGLRETTVEGLARLKPVLEGGVHTAGTSSQISDGAAALLLMDSDRAKALGLKPRARIVSQALVGAEPYYHLDGPVQATERVLAKAGMSIGDLDLFEVNEAFASVVLSWQRVHRPDEDKVNVNGGAIALGHPVGSTGARLLTTALHELERRDASTALVTMCAGGALSTGTIIERI from the coding sequence GTGGGTAGTCCGGTGATCGTCGAGGCGGTCCGCACCCCTATCGGCAAGCGCAGGGGCCACCTCGCGGGGCTGCACGCCGCCGAGATCCTCGGCGCGGCACAGCGCGCCCTGCTCGAACGCGCGGGACTGGATCCCGCGCTGGTCGAGCAGGCGATCGGCGGCGCCGTGACCCAGGCCGGCGAGCAGGCGGGCAACGTCACGCGCACCGCGTGGCTGCACGCCGGGCTTCCCGAGACCACGGGCGCGACCACCATCGACGCCCAGTGCGGCTCGGCGCAGCAGGCGACGCACCTGATCGCCGGGCTCATCGCGGCCGGTGCCATCGACGCCGGCGTCTCCTGCGGAGTCGAGGCGATGAGCCGAGTCCCGCTGGGCGCGAACCGCGGTGAGGGCATCGGTACGCCCCGTCCGGAGTCGTGGTCGATCGACATGCCCAACCAGTACGGCGCGGCCGAGCGGATCGCGGAACGCCGCGGGATCACCCGCCACGACGTCGACCGGTTCGGCACCGAGTCCCAGGCCAAGGCCGCCGCCGCTTGGGCCGCGGGCCATTTCGACCGCGAGGTCGTCGCGGTGAAGGCCCCCGTGCTCGGCGAAGACGGCGCGCCGACCGGCGAGACACGGCTGGTCGCCCGCGACCAAGGACTCCGTGAGACGACCGTCGAAGGCCTCGCCAGGCTCAAGCCCGTCCTCGAAGGCGGCGTGCACACGGCCGGGACTTCGTCGCAGATCTCCGACGGCGCGGCCGCGCTCCTCCTGATGGACTCGGACCGGGCCAAGGCACTGGGCCTCAAGCCGCGAGCGCGGATCGTCTCGCAGGCGTTGGTCGGCGCGGAACCGTACTACCACCTCGACGGCCCCGTGCAGGCGACCGAACGTGTCCTGGCCAAGGCGGGGATGTCGATCGGCGACCTCGACCTCTTCGAAGTCAACGAGGCGTTCGCTTCGGTTGTGTTGTCGTGGCAGCGGGTGCACCGGCCCGACGAGGACAAGGTCAACGTGAACGGTGGCGCGATCGCGCTCGGGCATCCCGTCGGCAGCACCGGCGCCCGCCTGCTGACCACGGCGTTGCACGAACTGGAACGCCGGGACGCGAGCACCGCGCTGGTGACGATGTGCGCCGGCGGCGCGCTTTCCACCGGCACGATCATCGAACGGATCTAG
- a CDS encoding alpha/beta hydrolase, with product MISESRCPVEDGELYVRSTGEGPLLLLIAGGLGSADTFRAMTKLLADDYTVVTYDRRGHFRSTDTSTGPVSVPKQADDAHAVLQHVGGAPARVFGTSAGAMIGLDLVARYPDAATVLVAHEPPAIQLLPDALGWLDEANAQVRLAQAGDLMGAFKRFTDGIAGAALPELRAIRLPNEEDWKRLFGRELAEILDYLPDLRALRRSRTEIVPVAGVGSRGHYHYQPAKILALELGLPFTEVPGAHLAPQRNPAQFTEALRDLLEA from the coding sequence ATGATCTCGGAGAGTCGTTGTCCGGTCGAGGACGGTGAGCTATACGTCCGCAGCACCGGCGAAGGGCCGCTTCTGCTCCTGATCGCGGGCGGGCTGGGCTCGGCGGACACCTTCCGGGCGATGACGAAGCTGCTCGCGGACGACTACACCGTCGTCACGTACGACCGGCGCGGTCACTTCCGCAGCACGGACACCAGTACCGGCCCGGTCAGCGTGCCGAAGCAGGCCGACGACGCCCACGCGGTGCTCCAGCACGTCGGGGGTGCCCCCGCGAGAGTGTTCGGCACCAGCGCGGGCGCCATGATCGGTCTCGACCTCGTGGCCCGTTACCCGGACGCGGCGACCGTGCTGGTCGCGCACGAACCGCCGGCCATCCAGCTGCTGCCCGACGCGCTCGGCTGGCTCGACGAGGCCAACGCCCAGGTCCGGCTCGCGCAGGCGGGCGACCTGATGGGGGCGTTCAAACGATTCACCGACGGTATCGCCGGCGCCGCGCTGCCCGAGCTGCGCGCGATCCGGCTGCCGAACGAGGAGGACTGGAAGCGGCTGTTCGGCCGCGAGCTGGCCGAAATCCTCGACTACCTTCCCGATCTGCGGGCACTGCGGCGGAGCAGGACCGAGATCGTCCCCGTCGCCGGTGTCGGCAGCCGAGGGCACTACCACTACCAGCCCGCGAAGATCCTCGCGCTCGAACTGGGGTTGCCGTTCACGGAGGTGCCCGGCGCGCATCTGGCGCCCCAGCGGAATCCCGCCCAGTTCACCGAAGCGCTGCGCGATCTGCTCGAGGCCTGA
- a CDS encoding SCO6745 family protein, giving the protein MKSLQRRLWEAVEPLHAVVYFAPETAAAAKAVGLPSWWMGYFAGRVAPLGPLPEPPATAMLFGFAPRMVARSLPDAWKYAEPAVVLRSRMAAVEEALNRILPADASLAELADLLDQAVAGCDYAAKPLAAAWSSVARPATPAGRVWLAATVLREHRGDGHVLSAVAAGLRGLDTTLTNIGSGAVTREVVQINRGWSDDEWDESVARLSERGILDSDLRLTGLGIALRQRIEDETDRLAAGPLEALGEDGAAEAVRIAVPLSRRIFDAGAIPLPNPMGAPRP; this is encoded by the coding sequence GTGAAGTCACTTCAGCGCCGTCTCTGGGAAGCGGTCGAGCCGCTGCACGCCGTCGTCTACTTCGCCCCGGAAACGGCGGCCGCGGCCAAAGCGGTGGGCCTGCCGAGCTGGTGGATGGGCTACTTCGCCGGCCGGGTCGCGCCGCTCGGGCCGCTGCCGGAACCGCCCGCGACCGCGATGCTCTTCGGGTTCGCTCCGAGGATGGTCGCGCGATCCCTGCCCGACGCGTGGAAATACGCCGAACCGGCGGTCGTGCTCCGGAGCCGGATGGCCGCCGTCGAGGAAGCCCTGAACCGGATCTTGCCCGCTGACGCGTCTCTGGCTGAACTCGCCGATCTGCTGGACCAGGCCGTCGCCGGTTGCGATTACGCGGCCAAGCCGCTCGCCGCCGCCTGGTCCTCGGTCGCCAGGCCCGCCACGCCCGCCGGCCGGGTGTGGCTCGCGGCGACGGTGTTGCGCGAACACCGCGGGGACGGTCATGTGCTCTCCGCTGTCGCCGCCGGGCTGCGCGGGCTCGACACCACGCTGACTAATATCGGCAGCGGAGCGGTGACCCGCGAGGTCGTCCAGATCAACCGCGGCTGGTCCGATGACGAGTGGGACGAGAGCGTCGCGCGGTTGTCCGAACGGGGCATCCTCGACAGCGATCTGAGGCTCACCGGCCTGGGAATCGCGCTGCGCCAACGGATCGAGGACGAGACCGACCGTCTCGCCGCCGGCCCGCTCGAAGCACTCGGCGAGGACGGGGCCGCCGAAGCCGTGCGGATCGCCGTCCCGCTGAGCCGGCGCATCTTCGACGCCGGGGCGATTCCGCTGCCGAACCCGATGGGGGCGCCGCGGCCCTGA
- a CDS encoding NAD(P)H-dependent flavin oxidoreductase has product MKTALTELAGIRHPIVQTGMGWVAGPRLVSATAEAGGLGILASATMTYDELAAAIKEVKSRTSQPFGVNLRADAEDAARRVELLITEEVRVASFALAPKKDMIARLKDNGILVVPSVGAARHAEKVAGWGADAVIVQGGEGGGHTGGVATTLLLPSVLDAVDIPVVAAGGFFDGRGLAAALAYGAAGVAMGTRFLLTRESTVPDEIKQAYLARDLNGTVVTRKVDGMPHRVLRTELVDALESAGPVRGLARAARNASKFRKLTGLSWRSLATEGLRMKRGGDRTWSQVLMAANTPMLLRAGLVEGDRSAGVLASGQVVGLLGDLPAVGDLIETIVADATGILRRLASE; this is encoded by the coding sequence GTGAAGACCGCGCTGACCGAACTGGCCGGGATCCGGCACCCGATCGTTCAGACCGGAATGGGCTGGGTCGCCGGGCCGCGCCTGGTGTCCGCGACGGCTGAAGCGGGCGGTCTCGGCATCCTCGCGTCCGCGACGATGACCTACGACGAACTGGCGGCGGCCATCAAGGAGGTCAAAAGCCGCACGTCCCAACCGTTCGGTGTCAACCTCCGTGCGGACGCCGAAGACGCCGCGCGCCGGGTCGAACTGCTCATCACCGAGGAAGTCCGCGTCGCGTCCTTCGCGCTCGCGCCGAAGAAGGACATGATCGCGCGGCTCAAGGACAACGGCATCCTCGTCGTGCCTTCGGTCGGTGCGGCCAGGCACGCGGAGAAGGTCGCGGGCTGGGGTGCCGACGCCGTCATCGTGCAGGGCGGTGAGGGCGGCGGGCACACCGGCGGGGTCGCGACGACGCTGCTGCTGCCGTCGGTGCTGGACGCGGTCGATATCCCAGTGGTCGCGGCCGGCGGCTTCTTCGACGGCCGGGGGCTGGCCGCCGCGCTCGCCTACGGGGCGGCCGGGGTCGCCATGGGCACCCGGTTCCTCCTGACGAGGGAAAGCACCGTCCCGGACGAGATCAAGCAGGCGTACCTCGCCCGTGACCTCAACGGCACCGTCGTCACCCGGAAGGTGGACGGGATGCCGCATCGCGTGCTCCGGACGGAACTGGTCGACGCGCTCGAATCCGCCGGTCCGGTGCGCGGGCTCGCCAGGGCCGCCCGGAACGCCTCGAAGTTCCGGAAACTGACCGGGCTGTCGTGGCGCTCGCTGGCCACCGAGGGGCTGCGGATGAAACGCGGCGGCGACCGGACCTGGTCGCAGGTCCTGATGGCCGCCAACACGCCGATGCTGTTGCGCGCCGGGCTCGTCGAGGGCGATCGGAGCGCCGGGGTACTGGCGTCCGGGCAGGTCGTCGGCCTGCTCGGCGACCTGCCCGCGGTCGGCGACCTGATCGAGACGATCGTCGCCGACGCCACCGGCATCCTGCGGCGGCTGGCCTCGGAGTGA
- a CDS encoding pyridoxamine 5'-phosphate oxidase family protein: MATWQQFSEEAPALAGKIKERFTAAKSHVLATVRRDGSPRVSGSEVDFRERDLLIGSMIGAMKAKDLRRDGRFAIHAASAIDEGGADAKVSGKAVEITDPAEVARLQGDDGEAHVFRLDLTEAVLTWVEGDTIYFDFWKEGQGSKRLARPDNGPVVEVGLG; the protein is encoded by the coding sequence ATGGCGACGTGGCAGCAGTTCAGTGAAGAGGCACCCGCGCTTGCGGGGAAGATCAAAGAGCGGTTCACCGCGGCGAAGTCGCATGTGCTGGCGACGGTCCGGCGGGACGGCTCGCCCCGGGTCAGCGGCAGTGAGGTCGATTTCCGTGAGCGGGACCTGCTGATCGGTTCGATGATCGGCGCGATGAAGGCGAAGGATCTGCGGCGCGACGGCAGGTTCGCGATCCACGCCGCCTCGGCGATCGACGAGGGCGGCGCGGACGCGAAGGTGTCGGGAAAGGCCGTCGAGATCACCGATCCGGCGGAGGTCGCCCGCCTGCAGGGCGATGACGGGGAGGCGCACGTCTTCCGGCTCGACCTCACCGAGGCGGTGCTGACCTGGGTCGAGGGCGACACCATCTATTTCGACTTCTGGAAGGAGGGTCAGGGGAGCAAACGGCTCGCGAGGCCGGACAACGGTCCGGTGGTCGAGGTCGGCTTGGGCTAG
- a CDS encoding GNAT family N-acetyltransferase, which yields MAITVEKPGPDGLPEAVDALREWQAEGVAWQLHPGDLGWFWRSGAEATAAAVRIWRRDGRILAVGLLDGADLLRLTTAPGVRRDEDLARRMAEDIVAPERGVLPVGKVAVEAPMDALLQDVLPEHGWRADEPWTPLRRDLTEPVKAPDLRIETIGPDECHVWADVMRGAFDGSKFTPEKWRTMAASAPYADGRCLVGYDERGDAVAAVAVWSAGPGKPGILEPMGVHRNHRGHGHGRAITVAAAAALRELGSSSAGVNTPSSNVAAVATYESGGFQRLPEVRDLARDAP from the coding sequence ATGGCGATCACCGTGGAGAAGCCGGGACCCGACGGACTGCCCGAGGCCGTGGACGCGCTGCGGGAGTGGCAAGCCGAGGGCGTGGCCTGGCAGCTGCATCCCGGTGACCTCGGCTGGTTCTGGCGCTCGGGGGCGGAGGCGACGGCCGCGGCGGTCCGGATCTGGCGCCGGGACGGGCGGATTCTCGCCGTCGGGCTCCTGGACGGGGCCGATCTGCTGCGCCTGACGACCGCACCCGGCGTCCGCCGGGACGAAGACCTGGCGCGGCGGATGGCCGAAGACATCGTCGCGCCGGAACGCGGTGTGCTGCCGGTGGGGAAGGTGGCCGTCGAGGCCCCGATGGACGCGCTGCTCCAGGACGTCCTGCCCGAGCACGGCTGGCGCGCCGACGAACCGTGGACCCCGCTGCGCCGCGATCTCACCGAACCGGTGAAGGCCCCGGACCTGCGGATCGAGACCATCGGGCCGGACGAGTGCCACGTATGGGCGGACGTGATGCGAGGGGCGTTCGACGGTTCGAAGTTCACCCCCGAGAAGTGGCGCACGATGGCGGCGAGTGCGCCGTACGCCGATGGCCGGTGCCTGGTCGGGTACGACGAGCGGGGCGACGCCGTCGCGGCGGTCGCGGTGTGGTCGGCAGGTCCGGGTAAGCCCGGAATACTCGAGCCGATGGGCGTGCACCGGAACCATCGCGGGCACGGTCATGGCAGGGCGATCACCGTCGCCGCGGCGGCCGCGCTCCGGGAGCTCGGCTCGTCGAGCGCGGGCGTGAACACGCCGAGTTCCAACGTCGCCGCCGTCGCGACGTACGAATCGGGTGGGTTCCAGCGGCTTCCCGAGGTCAGGGACCTGGCACGGGATGCCCCGTGA
- a CDS encoding SDR family oxidoreductase → MSGIADGRIVVVTGAGRGIGRAHALAFAAEGARVVVNDLGAGIDGSGGSAGPAQDVVDEIEALGGKAVANTDDVASWDGAAALVRTAVETFGGLDVLVNNAGFLRDRMLVNLGEDEWDAVIRVHLKGHFAPTRHAAEYWRAEAKAGRTRAARVINTSSGAGLLGSVGQGNYAAAKSGILGLTLVAATEFARYGVTVNAIAPAARTRMTEVAFADDMAAPEDGFDAMAPENVSPLVVWLGSEESSGVTGRVFEVDGGRVSIAQGWRHGAVRDKGSRWSPGELGPVVAELLAEGPAPEPVYGA, encoded by the coding sequence GTGAGCGGGATCGCCGACGGCCGGATCGTGGTGGTGACCGGAGCCGGTCGTGGCATCGGGCGGGCGCACGCGCTCGCGTTCGCCGCCGAGGGCGCGCGGGTGGTGGTGAACGACCTAGGCGCCGGGATCGACGGAAGCGGAGGATCGGCCGGGCCGGCGCAGGACGTCGTTGACGAGATCGAGGCGCTCGGCGGCAAAGCGGTCGCGAACACCGACGACGTCGCCTCCTGGGACGGCGCCGCCGCGCTGGTGCGGACGGCCGTCGAAACCTTCGGCGGGCTGGACGTCCTGGTCAACAACGCGGGTTTCCTGCGCGACCGGATGCTGGTGAACCTCGGCGAGGACGAATGGGACGCGGTCATCCGCGTCCACCTGAAAGGGCATTTCGCGCCGACGCGGCATGCCGCCGAGTACTGGCGAGCCGAGGCGAAGGCAGGACGGACGCGGGCCGCACGGGTGATCAACACCAGTTCGGGCGCGGGGCTGCTCGGCAGCGTCGGGCAGGGGAATTACGCGGCTGCGAAGTCCGGGATCCTGGGGCTCACGCTGGTCGCCGCCACCGAATTCGCGCGCTACGGCGTCACCGTGAACGCGATCGCCCCGGCCGCCCGCACCCGGATGACCGAAGTCGCCTTCGCCGACGACATGGCCGCGCCGGAGGACGGTTTCGACGCCATGGCACCGGAAAACGTGTCGCCGCTGGTGGTGTGGCTCGGCAGCGAGGAATCGTCCGGGGTCACCGGCCGGGTGTTCGAGGTCGACGGCGGACGCGTATCGATCGCGCAGGGCTGGCGGCACGGCGCGGTACGGGACAAGGGTTCCCGGTGGTCACCGGGTGAACTCGGCCCGGTGGTGGCGGAGCTGCTGGCGGAGGGGCCGGCGCCTGAACCCGTTTACGGGGCTTAG
- a CDS encoding enoyl-CoA hydratase family protein — MTVSTHSPEPGIAVVTVDAPPVNALSVKGWFALASAVTDAGRDPATHVVVLRAEGRGFNAGVDIKEIQRDPGYGALIGANEGCAAAFSAVYDCAVPVIAAVQGFCLGGGVGLVGNADVVIASEDATFGLPEVDRGALGAATHLARLVPQHLMRALYYTASTITAAQLHHHGSVYAVVPREELDETALGVARQIAAKDTRVIRAAKQAINGIDVQPVHRSYRFEQGFTFELNLAGVSDGARQEFLDGKGK, encoded by the coding sequence ATGACCGTTTCCACCCACTCACCGGAGCCCGGTATCGCCGTGGTCACGGTCGACGCGCCCCCGGTGAACGCGCTGAGCGTGAAGGGATGGTTCGCCCTCGCGTCCGCCGTCACCGACGCCGGACGCGATCCGGCGACCCACGTGGTGGTGCTGCGCGCGGAGGGCCGCGGGTTCAACGCCGGGGTCGACATCAAGGAGATCCAGCGCGACCCGGGGTACGGCGCGCTGATCGGCGCGAACGAGGGCTGCGCGGCGGCGTTCTCCGCGGTGTACGACTGCGCGGTCCCGGTGATCGCCGCGGTGCAAGGTTTCTGCCTCGGCGGCGGGGTCGGCCTGGTCGGCAACGCGGACGTGGTGATCGCCAGTGAGGACGCGACCTTCGGGCTCCCCGAGGTCGATCGCGGCGCGCTGGGCGCGGCGACCCATCTCGCGCGTCTGGTCCCCCAGCATCTGATGCGGGCCTTGTACTACACGGCCTCCACGATCACCGCGGCTCAGTTGCACCATCACGGTTCGGTCTACGCCGTCGTCCCGCGAGAGGAACTCGACGAAACCGCGCTCGGCGTCGCGCGGCAGATCGCGGCGAAGGACACCCGCGTGATCCGCGCCGCGAAACAGGCCATCAACGGCATCGACGTCCAGCCCGTGCACCGCAGCTACCGCTTCGAGCAGGGATTCACCTTCGAACTCAACCTTGCGGGCGTCTCGGACGGCGCGCGCCAGGAGTTCTTGGACGGTAAGGGGAAGTGA
- a CDS encoding CoA-transferase subunit beta: protein MSDISRAEVAVVACAELFRGDGEIVVSPMGFIPSLGARLARLTFEPDILLSDGEAYLMTPHAVVEGWQPFRKVLDTVVPRGKRHVVMGANQIDGEGNQNISAIGDHSRPKKQLLGVRGGPGNTANHRTSYWVPRHSRRVFVEQVDVVSGVGYARAREAGLRHHDVHRVVTNLGVLDFGGEDHAPRLLSVHPGVSVDEVVEATSFPLVTDGVTESRLPTESELLLIRTSLDPKSLRDKEVPS, encoded by the coding sequence ATGAGTGACATCAGTCGTGCCGAAGTGGCCGTCGTGGCCTGTGCCGAACTGTTCCGCGGCGACGGCGAAATCGTGGTGAGCCCCATGGGTTTCATCCCGTCGCTGGGCGCCCGGCTCGCCAGGCTGACGTTCGAGCCGGACATCCTGCTGTCCGACGGCGAGGCGTACCTGATGACCCCGCACGCCGTCGTCGAAGGCTGGCAACCGTTCCGCAAGGTCCTCGACACCGTGGTACCGCGCGGAAAACGGCATGTGGTGATGGGTGCCAACCAGATCGACGGCGAGGGCAACCAGAACATCTCGGCCATCGGCGACCATTCGCGCCCCAAGAAACAACTTCTCGGTGTGCGCGGCGGGCCCGGCAACACGGCCAATCACCGCACGAGCTACTGGGTCCCGCGGCACAGCAGGCGGGTCTTCGTCGAGCAGGTCGACGTCGTGTCCGGCGTCGGCTACGCCAGGGCACGCGAGGCCGGGCTGCGGCACCATGACGTCCACCGCGTCGTCACCAACCTCGGCGTCCTGGATTTCGGCGGCGAAGACCACGCGCCAAGGCTGCTTTCCGTGCATCCGGGGGTTTCCGTGGACGAGGTCGTCGAGGCGACGTCGTTCCCGCTGGTCACCGACGGGGTCACCGAGTCCCGGCTGCCGACCGAGTCCGAACTGCTCCTGATCCGCACCAGCCTGGATCCGAAGTCCTTGCGGGACAAGGAAGTCCCGTCGTGA
- a CDS encoding cytochrome P450, with translation MAAPLIPAGFDFTDPDLYATRLPLEEFAELRRTAPVWWNPQPHNTAGFRDDGYWVVSRLEDVKAVSRDSELFSSREKTAIIRFDENMTDDSLEANRLVLLNMDAPQHTKLRRIVSKGFTPRSIAKLEDTLRDRAERIVSEAKKKGSGDFVVDVACELPLQAIAELIGIPQEDRLKVFDWSNQMVAYDDPEYEVEPLAASAEIVGYAWNMAEERRKCPMDDIVTKLVQADVDGESLASDEFGFFVILLAVAGNETTRNAITHGMKAFLDHPDQWELYKKERPKTAPDEIVRWATPVVAFQRTATRDTELGGQHIRKGDRVGMFYSSANFDPDHFDEPEKFDILREDNPHVGFGGTGSHYCIGANLARLEIDLIFNAIADVMPDIAEVSPPDRLRSSWLNGIKHYQVRYA, from the coding sequence GTGGCCGCTCCCCTGATCCCCGCCGGTTTCGATTTCACCGATCCGGATCTTTACGCCACCAGACTGCCTCTGGAGGAGTTCGCCGAACTCCGCCGCACGGCACCGGTCTGGTGGAACCCGCAGCCGCACAACACCGCGGGCTTCCGCGACGACGGCTATTGGGTGGTCAGCCGGCTCGAAGACGTCAAGGCGGTGTCGAGGGACAGCGAGCTGTTCTCCTCCCGGGAGAAGACCGCGATCATCCGGTTCGACGAGAACATGACCGACGACAGTCTCGAAGCCAATCGTCTGGTCCTGCTCAACATGGACGCCCCGCAGCACACGAAGCTGCGGCGGATCGTGTCGAAGGGCTTCACGCCGAGGTCGATCGCGAAGCTCGAGGACACCCTGCGTGATCGCGCGGAGCGCATCGTCAGCGAGGCCAAGAAGAAGGGCTCCGGCGATTTCGTCGTCGACGTCGCGTGCGAACTTCCCTTGCAGGCCATCGCCGAACTGATCGGCATCCCGCAGGAAGACCGGCTCAAGGTCTTCGACTGGTCCAACCAGATGGTCGCCTACGACGACCCCGAGTACGAAGTCGAACCGCTGGCCGCGTCCGCGGAGATCGTCGGTTACGCCTGGAACATGGCCGAAGAACGACGCAAGTGCCCGATGGACGACATCGTCACGAAGCTGGTGCAGGCCGACGTCGACGGCGAGTCGCTGGCCTCCGACGAGTTCGGCTTCTTCGTCATCCTGCTCGCCGTCGCGGGCAATGAGACCACGCGCAACGCGATCACCCACGGGATGAAGGCGTTCCTCGATCACCCGGATCAGTGGGAGCTCTACAAGAAGGAGCGGCCGAAGACCGCCCCGGACGAGATCGTCCGCTGGGCCACGCCGGTGGTCGCCTTCCAGCGCACCGCGACCCGGGACACCGAACTCGGCGGGCAGCACATCCGCAAGGGCGACCGGGTCGGGATGTTCTACAGTTCCGCGAACTTCGATCCGGACCACTTCGACGAGCCGGAGAAGTTCGACATCCTCCGCGAGGACAACCCGCACGTCGGCTTCGGCGGCACGGGTTCGCACTACTGCATCGGCGCCAACCTCGCGCGGCTGGAGATCGACCTGATCTTCAACGCCATCGCCGATGTCATGCCGGACATCGCCGAAGTCTCCCCGCCGGACCGGCTCCGGTCGAGCTGGCTCAACGGGATCAAGCACTACCAGGTCCGCTACGCCTGA
- a CDS encoding CoA transferase subunit A — MADKRMTPDEIAAELKDGMTIGIGGWGSRRKPMALVRAILRSPVKDLTVVSYGGPDVGLLASAGKIKHLVFGFVTLDSIPYDPWFARARESGSITVTEYDEGVFGTGLSAAAQRLPFLPTRAGLGSGVTDLNPSLRTVRSPYDDAEELLAVPALRLDAAFVHLNRADARGNAQYLGPDPYFDELFALAAEKCYVSTEKIVETAELTEAGPVQSLLLSRMLVTGVAETPNGAHFTTAVPDYGRDERFQRHYAEAAKDLDAWPEFVDRFLSGDEAHYQKAAAEFGESA; from the coding sequence ATGGCCGACAAGCGGATGACGCCGGACGAGATCGCCGCCGAACTGAAGGACGGCATGACGATCGGGATCGGCGGCTGGGGCTCGCGGCGCAAGCCCATGGCGCTGGTGCGCGCGATCCTGCGTTCTCCGGTCAAGGATCTCACCGTGGTCTCCTACGGCGGCCCGGACGTCGGCCTGCTGGCGTCGGCGGGCAAGATCAAGCATCTCGTCTTCGGCTTCGTCACGCTGGACTCGATCCCCTACGACCCGTGGTTCGCCCGGGCGCGGGAATCCGGGTCGATCACCGTCACGGAATACGACGAAGGCGTTTTCGGCACCGGGCTTTCCGCTGCCGCGCAACGGCTTCCATTTCTTCCGACGCGGGCGGGCCTCGGCTCCGGCGTGACGGATCTGAACCCGTCGTTGCGCACCGTCCGCTCGCCGTACGACGATGCCGAAGAGCTGCTGGCCGTGCCCGCGTTGAGGCTCGACGCGGCCTTCGTCCACCTCAACCGCGCCGACGCCCGGGGCAACGCGCAGTACCTCGGGCCCGATCCGTACTTCGACGAGCTGTTCGCCCTCGCCGCCGAAAAGTGTTACGTGTCCACGGAAAAGATCGTGGAGACGGCCGAGCTCACCGAAGCGGGGCCGGTGCAGAGCCTGCTGCTGAGCCGGATGCTCGTCACCGGGGTGGCCGAGACGCCGAACGGCGCGCATTTCACCACCGCCGTCCCGGACTACGGGCGCGACGAACGTTTCCAGCGTCACTACGCCGAAGCGGCCAAGGATCTCGACGCGTGGCCCGAATTCGTCGACAGGTTCCTGTCCGGCGACGAAGCGCACTACCAGAAGGCCGCCGCCGAATTCGGGGAGTCCGCATGA